One Anguilla rostrata isolate EN2019 chromosome 15, ASM1855537v3, whole genome shotgun sequence genomic window carries:
- the LOC135240824 gene encoding collagen alpha-3(VI) chain-like, whose product MVEENKDRVAVIQFSNVPVANFYLNSFSKKEDVLNSIRSLRHKGGRPLNTGAALQFVKDNVLISSSGSRRLEGVPQLLILLSGGRSRDNIISPASALKELGVFTFAIGARGSDSRELEKITHDPWRALSVSAFTELPNIHEQLLSSIETVVVHITTEAPTVIVGDKARKDVVFLLDGSDGTRNGFPAMRDFVQRVVEKLNVEENKDRVSVVQYSRDPEAHFYLNTHSTKGDVTDSIRNLRHKGGRPLNTGAALQFVKDNVFTASAGSRRLEGVPQLLILLSGGRSYDNVDSPASALKELGVLTFAIGTRGSDSRELQKISHDPSHALSVSEFTDLPSVQEQLFTSVDTVVVRMTTEAPTVIGMSVLSCAIL is encoded by the exons ATGGTGGAGGAAAACAAAGATAGAGTTGCTGTTATTCAATTCAGTAATGTGCCAGTGGCAAATTTTTACCTAAACTCATTTTCAAAGAAGGAAGATGTGTTAAATTCTATAAGAAGTCTAAGACACAAAGGGGGAAGACCCCTGAACACTGGGGCAGCGCTCCAGTTTGTTAAGGACAATGTGTTAATTTCTTCTTCTGGGAGCAGACGTCTGGAGGGTGTTCCTCAGCTGCTGATTTTGCTGAGTGGTGGGAGGTCCAGAGataatattatttcaccagCTTCTGCACTTAAAGAGCTTGGAGTTTTCACCTTCGCAATTGGTGCAAGAGGCTCTGACAGTAGAGAGTTGGAGAAGATAACCCATGATCCTTGGCGTGCTCTTTCGGTGTCAGCATTCACTGAACTTCCAAATATCCACGAACAACTACTCTCCTCAATAGAGACAGTAGTGGTGCATATCACAACAGAAGCACCGACCGTTATAG TCGGTGACAAGGCCAGAAAGGATGTTGTGTTCCTATTGGATGGCTCTGATGGCACTAGAAACGGATTCCCAGCAATGCGAGACTTTGTTCAAAGGGTAGTGGAGAAACTGAATGTGGAGGAGAACAAAGACAGAGTTTCTGTGGTCCAGTACAGCAGAGATCCAGAGGCTCATTTCtatctgaacacacactcaacaaAGGGCGATGTCACCGATAGCATAAGAAACCTCAGACACAAAGGAGGAAGGCCCCTCAACACTGGGGCAGCTCTCCAGTTTGTTAAGGACAATGTGTTTACCGCATCTGCTGGGAGCAGACGCCTGGAAGGTGTTCCTCAGCTACTGATTTTGCTGAGTGGCGGAAGGTCCTACGATAATGTCGATTCGCCAGCGTCTGCACTGAAAGAGCTTGGAGTTTTGACCTTTGCAATTGGGACAAGAGGCTCTGACAGTAGAGAGTTGCAGAAGATATCCCATGATCCTAGTCATGCTCTTTCAGTGTCAGAATTCACTGACCTTCCCAGTGTCCAAGAGCAGCTTTTTACTTCCGTGGACACGGTAGTGGTCCGTATGACAACTGAAGCTCCTACCGTTATAGGTATGTCAGTTCTTTCATGTGCcatactgtaa